Sequence from the Catenuloplanes indicus genome:
CGATCGACGCGGCGCTGGTCGACTCCGTGGGCCCGCCGCCGGACCGGGTGCACGTGATCCGGGGTGTGAACGCGGCCCTGCGCGCGGCGGCGGACCGCCCGGCGCTGCTCTCCGAGCTGGGGATCGGCTGGGCGCGCGGGCCGTGGCGCACCCCGATCGACGGGTTGCCGGCCCGCGATGTGCAAACGGGAGGCAAATCGGCCCGGTAATCAAACGGACAGAGTGGTCCACAATCCGGCGATTGCCCGCCGGGCAATAGGTCGTGCCGCTTTCATGTGCAACTAACCTGCATATTCGTTTTATTGACTCTCATCCACGTAAATATCTACGTTGAGCCCAGATGTTTCGCTTTCGTAAACGCATCTGTGTGGCGCTCTACGTGGAGAGATCAATGACGAAACCCGCCATCGCGGCGACGATCGCCGGATTGCTGCTGGTGACGCTGCCCTCGTCGGCGCAGGCGTCCGCACCGGACCTCGGGCGGCAGACGCTGCCCGCGAACGACGGCTGGGCCGCAGCCGGACCCGGCACCACCGGCGGCAGCGCAGCCGACGACGCGCACGTGTTCACGGTCCGCACCCGGGCCGAGCTGGTGGCCGCGATCGGCGGCCGGGCGAACACCACGCCGAAAATCATCTACGTCGAGGGGCGCATCGACGGCTTCGAGGCCGCGGACGGCACGCTGCTCGACTGCGCCGACCTGGCGGACCCGGCGTACTCGCTGGACGCCTACCTGGCCGCCTACAACCCGGCCACCTGGGGATACGTCGCGCCGGCCGGCGAGCTGGAGGCGGCCCGGGCCCGGTCGGTGACCCGGCAGACCGCGCAGACCCAGATCAACCTCAGCCCGAACACCACGATCGTCGGCCGGCCCGGCGCCACGCTGACCGGGCTGACGCTGATGGTCGACGGCGCCAGCAACACGATCATCCGCAACCTCGCGATCGAGGACGCGCGGGACTGCTTCCCGGCCTGGTCGCCGACCGACGGCGCAATCGGCAACTGGAACTCGAACTACGACCTGATCTCGGTACGGCGCAGCGAGAACGTGTGGGTCGACCACATCACGTTCTCCGACGGCGACAACCCCGACACGGACCAGCCGATCCACTTCGGGCGGCCGTACCAGGTGCACGACGGCGCGCTGGACATCACGCACACGGCGTCGTACGTGACGGCGTCCTGGAACGTGTTCACCAACCATGACAAGACCATGCTGATCGGGTCGTCGAACACGGTCGGCCCGGACGTCGGCCGGCTCAAGGTGACCATTCACCACAACCTGTTCGACGGCAGCATTCAGCGTCTGCCGCGGGTGCGGTTCGGTCAGGTCGACATCTACGACAACTACTACCGCAGCTCCGGCGAGACGTTCGACTACGCGTGGGGCGTCGGCGTGCAGTCCGCGATCTACGCGGAGAACAACTACTTCCGGCTGTACGACGACCTGCGGCCGGACGCGATCATTCACGACTGGGGCGGCACCGCGATCGCCGAGCGCGGCACGGTCGTCCGCACCGGCAACCGCGCCGAGGTCGCGATCAGTGCGCTCGACGCGTACAACGCCACCCACGACCCCGACCTGAGCGGCGACGCCGGCTGGACGCCCGTGCTGCGGGCCGGGCCGGTGCACGCCACCACGGATGTCCCGCGCGTCGTCGGCGCGTTCGCCGGCGCCGGGAGGTTGTGAAGCGCCCAGCTCGCCCGGCCGCCTCGCCACCGGCTCCACGGGAGCGGCCGGGCACGATACGAAAGGAACCCACCATGCGACGTGTCGCCCACACGATCGCCCTGGCCGCGGTCGCCACGGTCGCCCTGGTCTACGCGGCACCGGCCGCCGGCGCGGCTGCGCTGCTCACCGACACCTTCGAGGACGGCAACTCCAACGGCTGGTCCAAGTCGGGCGGGTCCTGGTCGGTCGTCTCCGACGGCTCGCTGGTCTACCGCCAGACCGGCACCGGCGCGGACGCCCGTACGTACACCGGTACCGCGTCCTGGACCGACTACTCGGTCCGGGCCCGGGTCAAGCCGACCGGATTCAACGGCGCCGGGCGTACCGCCGGTGTCACCGCCCGGGTGCAGAGCGGCAGCGCCTACTACGGGCTCGCGGTCTCCAACGCGGGTCGGGTCGAGCTGTTCGAGCGGTCCGGTGATGCGCCGGTCGTGCTGGCGTCCGCGTCCGCGTCGGTCAGCACCGGCACCTGGTACACGCTGACGCTCGAGGTCACCGGCAGCACGCTGCGCGGATACCTGAACGGCGTGCCGGTCGTCACGGCCACCGACGGCACGCTCACCGCCGGGCGGGCCGGGCTCGCCACCTCGTACGCGTCGGCCAGTTTCGATGATTTTGAGGTGTCGACCGGCCCGGTCGTGGAACCGACCGGCACGGTGACGCCCACGCTGCCGCCGACCGAGCCGCCGATCGACCCGGGTGCGCCGCCGATCGGGTTCGCCTCGGTGAACGCGCTCGGCCAGAACGGCACGACCGGCGGCGCCGGCGGGCCCACGGTCACGGTGGACACCGCGGCCGGGTTCCTCGCCGCGATCGCGACCGCCGGGCCGCTGAACATCCGGGTCAGCGGCGTGCTCACGCTGCCCGGCCCGATGCACGACGTGACCAGCGACAAGACCATCGTGGGCGTGGGCGCCGCGTCCGGGTTAACCGGTGGTGGCCTGAACATCGGCCTGCCGGTCTCCTCGGCGACCTCGCCGCCGGCGGACGCGGTGCACAATGTGATCATCCGGAACCTCACCTTCACCGGTACGCCGGACGACGCGATCAACGTGCAGATGTTCACGCACCACGTGTGGATCGACCACAACGACCTGTCCGACGGGTACGACGGGCTGATCGACATCAAGCGCGGCTCGTCCTACGTCACGGTCTCCTGGAACCACGTGCACGACCACACGAAGAACATGCTGCTCGGGCACGACGACAGCAACGGCGCGCAGGACACCGGGCACCTGAAGGTGACGTACCACCACAACTGGTTCGACCGGACTCCGCAGCGCAACCCGCGCGTCCGGTTCGGCGAGCCGGTGCACGTGTTCAACAACTACTTCGTCTACAACACCGACGTCGGCGTGGCCTGCCAGGCGAACGCGGGCTGTGTGGTCGAGGGCAACTACTTCGAGGACGTCGAGGAACCGGTCAGCAACAGCTACGCCGGTCCGGGCGGTCGCTGCGTGGCCCGCAACAACGTCTTCGCCGGCGAGTCCGGCGCACCGGACTGCAGCGGCACCGTGCAGGAGCCGAGCGCGTACTACGGCTACACCGTCGCGGACCCGGACGGGGTCAAGGCCGCCGTCATGTCCGGCGCCGGCCCCGGAAAGATCAATTTCTGATCCCACGGTACGGACCTGGCCGCGGGCGGCCGGCAGAACCGCCCACGGCCACCGGCTCCGGCGGTGGGCAGACACCCTGGGGCCGCAGACCTCAACATATCGACCAGCATCGAGGTGTTGATGGACTGCGGGTGAGGGCGGTGCCGCCACACCGCCGCCCTCACCCGCGCTGTCCCGCGGCGGGGAAGAATCGTGACGTCTCCGTGCCGGCGCCGCGCTGAACCTCTGAGGCGCTCCGGCCCGTTCTTCGCTCTTGCCGCCTCGGACCGCGCAGGGAGGAGCGCCGGCGACGACCGTTGCCCGCGGGAGCATGCGGGACTCGGCCCGCCGGAAGCGGGTAGAAAGTGCTCTGCGAACGCCGCAGGGGCGGCCCCTCCTTCCGGAGGAACCGCCCCTGGTGAGTGCGCCCGAGTGATCAGATGCGCTCGGTGGTCTTGGCGTTGAAGAGGTGGATCTTGTCGGCGCGCGGCTTGACGTAGACCGTCTCGCCCATGTTGGGCATGTGGCGGCGGTCGGTGCGGACGACGAAGCGCTCGGAGGTGCCGCCGATCTCGGCGTGGCCGTAGACGTTCGCGTCCGAGCCGAGGTCCTCGACCAGCTCGACGACGATCGGCAGGCCGCCCTCACTCGCGCTGACCAGGTCGGTGTCCTCCGGGCGGAAGCCGACGGTGACCTTGTCGCCGCCGGTGCGCGCGGACTCGATGTTCTCCCGGGTGATCGGGAGGACGATGCCGGCGAAGTCGGCGCCGCCGTCGACCAGCGACACGGTCTTGATGTTCATGGCCGGGGATCCCATGAAGCCGGCGACGAACACGTTCTTCGGGGTGTCGTAGAGCGCGCGGGGCGTGTCCACCTGCTGGAGGTTGCCGTCCAGCATGACCGCGACCCGGTGGCCCATGGTCATGGCCTCGACCTGGTCGTGCGTGACGTAGACCGTGGTGATGCCGAGCTTGGCCTGCAGGCTCGCGATCTGCGAACGGGTCTGGACGCGGAGCTTGGCGTCGAGGTTCGACAGCGGCTCGTCCATGAGGAACACCTGCGGCTCACGCACGATGGCGCGGCCCATGGCGACGCGCTGGCGCTGACCGCCGGAGAGCGCCTTCGGCTTGCGGGAGAGGTAGTCCTCCAGCTGGAGCAGGCCGGCGGCCTCCTTCACGCGGCGGTCGATCTCCGCCTTGGAGGTCTTGCGCAGCTTGAGCGCGAAGGCCATGTTCTCGTACACCGTCATGTGCGGGTAGAGCGCGTAGTTCTGGAAGACCATCGCGATGTCGCGTGCCTTCGGCGGGAGGTGCGTGACGTCGCGGCCGTCGATCAGGATCTGACCGCCGTCGACGTCCTCCAGGCCGGCGAGCATGCGCAGCGAGGTGGACTTTCCGCAACCCGACGGGCCGACGAGGACCAGGAACTCGCCGTCGGCGATGTCCAGCTGGAGCTCGTTGACCGCGGGGCGCTCGGTGCCCGGGTAGACGCGGGACGCCTTCGCGTAGGTGACCGTAGCCATGGTGTGGCTGCTTCCTTTCACCGGCAGGAACGTGCCGGACGATCCGAGTGAAGAGGAGCGAGCCGGTGCTTCCACCGACCCTCGGGGTGATCTCCGTCGTGCCTGACGGTGCGGCGAATGTCACCCGTGTGACGCCACCGTAAACGCGTTTGTGGGCCCTGCCAAGGCCTGGAGTGGTCTTCTCCAACGGCATAACCGGACAAATGGTACGGCGAGCGGGTAAAGGTCTGCGCGCGTGCGAGGAGTGGCTATGCTGGCGGGGCGTCACGCGCGCCTCCTTAGCTCAGATGGCCAGAGCACTCGCCTTGTAAGCGAGCGGTCGTCGGTTCGAATCCGACAGGGGGCTCATCTCTCCAAGGATTTTGCGAGGTGCGAAGTGGTTACGCTGCGCGCCTGTCAGCCGAACTGAGGGTGACATCGTTCCCCTCGACGGAAGGCCGGAACCATGACCGAGCCGCGGACCGACGACCTGAAATCCTCCCGCCGCCACCTCTTCGGGATCGCCAGCGGCGCGGCGCTGCTCGGCAGCCTCGGCGTCGCGTCCGCGGCGCGCGCGGCCCGCCCGCCCCGTCCCGCCCCGGAATCGCCCGCGCCGCAGGAGAGCTAGGCGGCCACCGGCCACACGTAGGGCAGGTCGGCCGGGATGTCGCCGAAGATCGGGCCGTAGTGGTCCGGGTCCTTCTGCAGCAGGGAGGAGCGGTGGCTGAGGTGGAACGCGTCGTCGCCGAGCCACGGCGGCACCGCGCAGACCCGCTCCAGCTGCGCCTGCGAACGGATCGTCACGTCGGCCGGCGACTCCCGCCGGCCGGCCGCGTAGTCCGCGATCAGCGTGACCGCGACCGTGTCCGCATGGCCGCGCTCCTGCCAGGCCACGCACACGTCCAGGCCGTACCGGACCAGTGCCTCCTCGAAGCCGCGCCACATCTTGACGGCCGGGTGGTTGCGCCAGCCGTACCCGGGCCGGGTCAGGCCGCGCAGCACCTGGAGCGTCTCCGCGCGTTGCTTGCCCAGGCGCTTGCCGTCGAGCACGCGGGCGCTCTCCAGAAAATTGGGATAAGGCAGGAATGTCTGCATCGCTGATCGGAGTACCCACTGGGTGAGCGCGCATTCCCGCGACCGGTAAGAATGGGCGCTTGCCGGAGAAGGTGGGGATGATGGTCACGCGCTGGTTGCCGGTCGCGGTGGCGCTGTCGCTCACGCTCGTGCTGGCGATCGCGCGCTCCGGCTGGTGGCAGGGCGTGCTGATCGTGGCGCTCGGCACCGCGGTCGCGTGGCTCGCGCCGCGTGCGGCCGAGGGCCGGCACGCCGCCCGCGAGTTCCGCCAGGTCACCACGGATCTGCGCCGGCAGCGGCTGGCCGCGGAGGAGGCCCGGGCGCGCGCCGAGGAACGCCGCGACGACGCGGAGCGAGCCCGTGCGCTGGCCGAGGCCGCGCGGGAACGCGCGGAGGCGGACCGCGCCGGGGCGGACGCGGCCCGCGAGGCGGCGGACGAGCGCGCGCTGATCGGCCCGGAGATGCACGACCTGGTCAGCAACGCGATCGGTGTGATGGTGGTGCTGGCCGAGGGCGGGCCGGCCGCGGTGGAGAGCCGGCCGCAGGCGGCGGAGCGCGCGTTCGACACGATCGCCGGGACCGGGCGGCGTACGCTCGCGGAACTCGGCGACATGCTCAGTGTGCTCCGGCGGGACATCGAGCCGGGGGAGCGCGCGGTGCCCGGCCTGGCCGACCTACCGGAACTCGTGCGGATCATGCGGGCCGCCGGGATGGCGCTGACCATGGTGGCGCCGGAGGGTGTCCGGCTCGGCCGGCGTGAAGGGCTGGCGGTCTACCGCGTGGTGCAGGAGGCGCTGACGAACGCGCTCAATCACGCGCCGGGGCAGCCGGTCGAGGTGCGGCTGGAGGTCGTGGACGCGCGGCTGGTGGCGACCGTGAGCAACCCGGTGCCGTCGCGGCGCGGCCCGGAACCGGCAGCCGGGCACGGAGTGCGCGGCATGCGGGAGCGCGCCGAGAGTGTGCGCGGTGAGCTGTCCGCGGCCGAGGACGACGGCCGGTGGCGGGTCCGGCTGGCGGTGCCGGTGGAGAAGGCGGCCAAGCCGGCCGCGGCCGGCAAGAACCGGCGGGGCGAGAAGAGCGGCAAGGGTACGGGACGAAAGCGTTAAGTCTTCTCGACAATCGGACATATACGGATAAAGGCTTATAGCCTGCCCGTGTGCTGCGATATTTCCTCATCACGTTGCTGGTCGGCGGCCTGACCGGGCCCGGGCTTCCCGGCCCGGCCGCCGCGTCCGGCACACCCAAGACCTCGCCCGCCGCCGACACGCTCGGCTCCGACGACGCCCGCCGGCTCGCCGAGGCCCGGGCCGACGGCCGGTCCACCGTCACCGTGCTGGTCGCGACCGGCAGGGGCGGCGCGTCCGCGGTCGCCGGCCGGCTCACCCGGCTCGGCGGCTCCGTCTCCCGCAGCGTCGACCGGCTCGGGTACGTACTGGCCAAGATGCCGACCGGCTCCGTGCTCGACGCGGCCCGGCTCGACGGCGTGGAGGCGATCGACCTGGACTCGGTGGTGCTCCGCCCGGACCCGTCCGAAGGGCTGGCCGGCGGCGGCCCGGCGGCCGCGCGCGAGTCGCGCGGCGGGCCGGGGAAGGGCACGCCCGCGGACAACCCCTTCCTGCCCACCGGCGAGACCGGCGCGGTCGAGTTCATCAGAACCCATCCGGCCTACGACGGGCGCGGCGTCACCATCGGCATCATGGACTCGGGCGTGGACGTCGACCACCCGGCGCTGCAACGGACCACCACCGGCGAACGCAAGATCGTCGACGTGTTCACCGCCACCGACCCGCTCGAGGACCCCACCTGGCTGCGGATGAACCTGCCGGTCACCGGCCCGTCGTTCGAGGTCGGCGGCGCCCGGTTCACGGCACCGGCCGGGTCGTACGCGTTCAACTGGTTCTACGAGTCGATCACCAAGGCCAGCGACCCGTCCGGTGACGTCAACCGGGACGGCGACACCACGGACGCGTTCGGCGTGCTCTACGACCCGGTGTCGCACGACGTTCGGGTGGACGCGGACCGGGACAAGAGCTTCACGGACGAGCCGGTCATGCGGCCGTACCGGGAAAGGTACGACATCGGGCACTTCGGAACCGACGACCCGAAGACCGAGGCGATCGACCGGATGGCGTTCACCGTGGAGTACCGGGAGGACGTCGACGTCTCCGGCACCCGCTCCGACTTCGTGAACATCGGCATTCTGGAGAGCGAGCACGGTACGCACGTGGCCGGCATCGCGGCCGGCAACGACCTACTGGGCAACGCCGCGTTCGACGGTGCCGCGCCGGGCGCGAGGATCGTGTCCGGCCGGGCCTGCACGTGGGGCGGCGGGTGCACCTACGCCGCGCTCACCGACGGCATGGTGGACATGGTGCTCAACCGGCGCGTCGACGTGATCAACATGTCGATCGGCGGCCTGACCGCGCTGAACGACGGGCGCAACGCCTGGGTGCTGCTCTACAACCGCCTGGTCACCGACTACGGCGTGCAGATGTTCATCTCGGCCGGCAACGACGGGCCCGGCCTGAACACGGTCGGTGACCCGTCCACCGCCGGTGCCGTGGTCTCGGTCGGCTCTACGATCAGCCGCGAGACGTGGGCCGCGAACTACGGCTCGGCCGTCTCCGCCGACTACGCGATGCACCCGTTCTCGTCGCGCGGGCCGCGCGAGGACGGCGGGCTCAAGCCGGACCTGGTCGCGCCGGGTGCCGCGATCTCCAGCATCCCGACCTGGCTGCCCGGCACGCCGGTGGCACAGGCCGGATACACGCTGCCGACCGGGTACGCGATGCTGCAGGGCACCTCGATGGCGTCACCGCAGGCGACCGGCGCGGCCACGCTGCTGCTCTCCGCTGCGCGCGCGCAGGACCGCGGGCTCACCCCGGCCCAGCTGCGGCGGGCGCTCTACACCTCCGCGTCGCACCTGCCCGGCGTGCCGGCGTTCGCCCAGGGGTACGGGCTGATCGACGTACCGGCCGCGTGGAAGCTGCTCTGGCAGGACCTGGAGACGCGGACGTACACCGCGGTCGCGCCGGTCTGTACGGCACTGTCCGACCTGATCGGCGCGGGCGACGAGCCGCTGCCCGGCCGCGGCGGCGGCATCCACAACCGGTGCCCGGCCGGGGAGGGCGGGCACAAGCCGTGGGAGTGGAAGGCGTACCCGGTGACGCTCACCCGGACCAGCGGCCCGGCGCACCCGGTCGCGCACCGGCTCGGCTGGATCGGCAACGACGGCACGTTCTCCGCGGCGAAAACCGTGACGCTGCCGCTGAACGAGCCGGTCACGGTCACGGCCGGAGCGCGGCCGTCACCCGGCGCACACAGCGCGATCATGACGGTGGACGACCCGGCGACGCCGGTGCTGGACTTCGAGGTGTTCGCGACCGTGGTCGCGGCCACGCCGGTCACCGCGCCCGGGTACGCGTTCGAGGCGGGCGGGAAGATCGAGCGGAACGCCACCCGGTCGTACTTCGTGGAGGTGCCGGACGGGGCGGAGGCGCTGCAGGTGAACCTGTCCGGGCTGGCCGCGGGCTCGCAGACCCGGTTCGTGGCGATCGACCCGTACGGCGTGCCGGCCGACCCGACCGCGACCACCGGCTGCTACCCGAACTTCGAGCCGGTGTCGCCGTGCGCGGGCATCGAGCGTGACTACCGCAAGCCGCTCTCCGGCATCTGGGAGATCGAGGTGGAGGCGCGGCGGACGTCGCCGATGCTGGTGAATCCGTACCGGATCACCGCGGCCGTGCAGGGCGTCGAGGTATCCCCGGCCGAGTCCAAGCCGGGCACCGTGAAGGTGGGCGAGGTCAAGAAGCTCAGCTGGGACCTGCGCAACCGGTTCGGGCCGGTCCGCGTGGTGGCGCGGGGCGGGCCGCTGGGCAGCGTGGCGACCCGGCGGCCGGCCATCGCGAGCGACGAGCGGCTGGAGTCCACGCTGACCGTGCCGTCCGGGACCGCGCGGCTGGACGTGTCCATCGGCGGGACCAGCGACGTCGCGGCCGACCTGGACCTGTTCGTCTACCGCGGCGACTCGGACACGCCGCTGGCCTCGTCCGCGGACGGCGACGCGGTCGAGTCGGTGTCGCTGACCGACCCGGAGGCGGGGGAGTACCGCGTGGTGGTGCAGGGCTACTCGGTGCCGGACGGAAAGACGTCGTTCGACTACCGGGACGCGTACTTCTCGCCGAAGCTCGGCGCGGTGGCGGTACCCGGCGATGTCGTACGCCTGGAGCCCGGCGGTACGGCTAAGGTCAGCGGCTCGCTGACGGTGGCGTCGGAGGCGGCCGGCGGACGGTCGCTGGCCGGCGAGATGTCCGTCGTCACCGATCAGGGCGCCGTGGTCGGCAGCGCGACGGTCACGCTCGGCTCCTGACCGGAACGGCACAGGGCCCGGCTCCACCGTGGAGCCGGGCCCTGCGTCCTGGAGCGGAACCGGATGTCGTGGACCAGAACCGGATCAGGAGTAGTCGGGATCCAGGCCGGCCACCGGGCGCTCACCGGCGCGGGTGGACGGGCGGGCGCGAGCCGGGGACTCGGCCGGCTGCGGTGTCTCGGCCTGGTGCCGCGGCGTCTCCGCCAGGTGCACGGGCGCCCGGCCGAAGCCCTGGTCGTCCTGGCCCGGGGTGACCGTGATGGCGTTGTCGTCCGCGGGGGAGCCGGGGATCCCGGCCCAGGAGTCGGCCGGGTGTCCGGTGACCGTGCCGCCACCCCGGCCGGCATCCGGCGCGGGCGCGGTACGCCGGCCGGGTGCGGCGGCGGGGGCGGTGCGGCGTGCGGGTGCGGCGGCGGGGGCGGTGCGGCGGCCGGGCGCGGCGGCGCTGCGCCGGTCACCGCCGGAGCCGGTGATCGCGCGGCGGTCGTCGTCGGGTGCGGGTGCGGCGGTACGACGCCGGCTGTCGCCGGGCGCGGATGCGGCGGTGCCGCGCGGGCCGTCGTCCGGCGTGGGCGTCGCGGTGCCGCGCGGCCCGTCGCCGGGTGCGGAGGCCGTGGTGCGGCGCGAGCCGTCGCCGGGTGCGGAGACCGCGGCGTGGCGGGGGCCGTCGTCCGCGCGGTGTGCACCGGCCGGGCGCGGCGTGGTCTGTGCCGGGACCGTGCGGGTCGGGCTCGGCTTGGCGCGGTGCCGGCCGGGCCGGGACGCGACCGGGCGCTCGTCCGCGCGGTCCGCCACCGCGGCGTCCTGGCCGGTCAGTGCGGACAGCATGGTGAGCCCGGGCAGCCCGGAGAGACCCGGCCGCGGCGTCTCGGCCGGCCGGCTGAGTCCGGTGAGCGCGCCCAGCAGCCCGCCGTCACCGCCCAGTTCAGAGCGGCGGCCGGCGTCCGGGTCGATGCCGAGGAACTGCGCCGCCGGGTGGGTGATCCCGGTTTGCCCGGTCATCTCCCCGCCGCCGAGCAGCCCGCCGAGCAGGCTGTCCGATCCGCCCGCCGGTGCTGACGCCGCGTTGCCCAGCAGGTCGGACAGCAGCGGCAGTCCGCCGTCCTGTAGGTCGGAGAGCGGAAGCAGTTCCGGGTCGGCCGGGGCGGCCTGCGCCTGGGCGCCGGTCAGGAGGAGGAAGCCACCGGCGAGGCCGGCGGTGCCCACGGCGCGGGTCAGCCACTTGTTCATGAAGGGTGCTCCTTTCGGGGCGGAAGGGCTCTCCCGCCGATGCGGCGCGACGAAAGGTTCGATGGTCCTCAAAGAGCAACGAACCATGCGTAGCGGGCGTTTCGCGCCGAACGGACAGGTTTGGCCGACGTGCATATGATCGCGGAATGGCGAGTGCTGATCTTTCGCCGAGCGGGCGGGGGCGAGCGCTCGCCCGGTGGTGGAACGGCCGGGGCACCGGCGCCGACCGGGCACCGCACTACGTGGTGTGCGGGCGTGACCAGCTCGCACTACGCCTGATCAACGAGCTGCTGGCGGCGCGTCCGGATGTGCGGGTCACCGCGCTGGTGCCGGAGATCTCCGCGTTGCCCGAGCTGCTCACCATGCGCCGGGTCCGCACGCTGGTCGCCGGCCGGCTGGACGAGGCCGCGTTCGAGAGCGTGGACCTGACCGACGCGGCCGCGCTCGCGCTGGTGCACCCGGACGACGTGACGAACATCCACGCCGCGCTCTGCGCCCGGGAGGCCGCGCCCGGCATCCGGCTGGTGCTGCGCGTCTTCAACGGCAAGCTGGCCGCGCGCGCCCGCGAGGTCCTCGACGACAGCGCGGTGCTGTCCGACGCCGCGATGGCCGCGCCCGCGTTCGTGGCGGCCGCGCTGGGCGAACCGGACCCGACGCACTTCCGGCTCGCCGGCCGCACCATGTTCGTGGCCCGGCGCGGCGACGTCGCACCGGCCACCGTGGTCGCCGGGCTGGCGGCCACATCCGTGCGCGGCGACAAGGAGCCGGCCGAGCGCGGCGGGACGAACGCGCGGGCCGCGGCCACGGGTGGCGAGGACGCGCCCACCGGTGGTGAGCTGGATGTGGCCGTCGGTGGGGAGCCGGAGATCCTGCCGGAGGACCAGAGCCGCGCGGAGATCGTGCTGGCCGAGGCAACCGGACGGCCGGCCGGAACCGAGGTGGCAGCGCGACGGCTACGGCGGCGGCGGCGACGGCGGCGGCCGGTCGCGGTGCTGCTGCGGGCCGGTCGCGCGCTGGTCGACCGGAAGCTGGGCGTGGCGCTGCTCAGCGTGCTCGGGATAATCCTGATCAGCGGCGGCGTGCAGGCCCGGGAGCTGACCCGGCTCGGTGGCGGGTCGATCGGCATCTGGCGCGCGGTCTATCAAACCGTGCTCACCACGGTCATCGGCGCGGAGCGGAATCTCGCGGAGAACCTCGTCCTTCAGGTCACCGACCTGGTGCTGACGCTGGCCGGGCTGGCGCTGATCCCGCTGATCACGGCCGCGGTGGTCGGCGCGGTGGTGAACGCGCGGCTCGCGCTGGCCGCCGGGCGGCTCGCGATCCCGCACTCCGACCACGTGGTGGTGGTCGGCCTCGGCACGGTCGGCATGCGGGTGATGGCCCAGCTGCACGACCTGGGCGTGGACGTGGTGGCGGTGGACAAGGACCCACACGCGCGCGGGGTGTCGCTCGCCCGGCGGCTCGGCGTGCCGGTGATCACCGGAGATGCCGCGCGCGAGGAGACGCTGCTGGCCGCGCAGGCCGGCAGCGCGCAGGCCCTGGTCGTGGCG
This genomic interval carries:
- a CDS encoding pectate lyase family protein; amino-acid sequence: MTKPAIAATIAGLLLVTLPSSAQASAPDLGRQTLPANDGWAAAGPGTTGGSAADDAHVFTVRTRAELVAAIGGRANTTPKIIYVEGRIDGFEAADGTLLDCADLADPAYSLDAYLAAYNPATWGYVAPAGELEAARARSVTRQTAQTQINLSPNTTIVGRPGATLTGLTLMVDGASNTIIRNLAIEDARDCFPAWSPTDGAIGNWNSNYDLISVRRSENVWVDHITFSDGDNPDTDQPIHFGRPYQVHDGALDITHTASYVTASWNVFTNHDKTMLIGSSNTVGPDVGRLKVTIHHNLFDGSIQRLPRVRFGQVDIYDNYYRSSGETFDYAWGVGVQSAIYAENNYFRLYDDLRPDAIIHDWGGTAIAERGTVVRTGNRAEVAISALDAYNATHDPDLSGDAGWTPVLRAGPVHATTDVPRVVGAFAGAGRL
- a CDS encoding pectate lyase family protein — encoded protein: MRRVAHTIALAAVATVALVYAAPAAGAAALLTDTFEDGNSNGWSKSGGSWSVVSDGSLVYRQTGTGADARTYTGTASWTDYSVRARVKPTGFNGAGRTAGVTARVQSGSAYYGLAVSNAGRVELFERSGDAPVVLASASASVSTGTWYTLTLEVTGSTLRGYLNGVPVVTATDGTLTAGRAGLATSYASASFDDFEVSTGPVVEPTGTVTPTLPPTEPPIDPGAPPIGFASVNALGQNGTTGGAGGPTVTVDTAAGFLAAIATAGPLNIRVSGVLTLPGPMHDVTSDKTIVGVGAASGLTGGGLNIGLPVSSATSPPADAVHNVIIRNLTFTGTPDDAINVQMFTHHVWIDHNDLSDGYDGLIDIKRGSSYVTVSWNHVHDHTKNMLLGHDDSNGAQDTGHLKVTYHHNWFDRTPQRNPRVRFGEPVHVFNNYFVYNTDVGVACQANAGCVVEGNYFEDVEEPVSNSYAGPGGRCVARNNVFAGESGAPDCSGTVQEPSAYYGYTVADPDGVKAAVMSGAGPGKINF
- a CDS encoding ABC transporter ATP-binding protein, which encodes MATVTYAKASRVYPGTERPAVNELQLDIADGEFLVLVGPSGCGKSTSLRMLAGLEDVDGGQILIDGRDVTHLPPKARDIAMVFQNYALYPHMTVYENMAFALKLRKTSKAEIDRRVKEAAGLLQLEDYLSRKPKALSGGQRQRVAMGRAIVREPQVFLMDEPLSNLDAKLRVQTRSQIASLQAKLGITTVYVTHDQVEAMTMGHRVAVMLDGNLQQVDTPRALYDTPKNVFVAGFMGSPAMNIKTVSLVDGGADFAGIVLPITRENIESARTGGDKVTVGFRPEDTDLVSASEGGLPIVVELVEDLGSDANVYGHAEIGGTSERFVVRTDRRHMPNMGETVYVKPRADKIHLFNAKTTERI
- a CDS encoding MSMEG_6728 family protein; this encodes MQTFLPYPNFLESARVLDGKRLGKQRAETLQVLRGLTRPGYGWRNHPAVKMWRGFEEALVRYGLDVCVAWQERGHADTVAVTLIADYAAGRRESPADVTIRSQAQLERVCAVPPWLGDDAFHLSHRSSLLQKDPDHYGPIFGDIPADLPYVWPVAA
- a CDS encoding sensor histidine kinase gives rise to the protein MPEKVGMMVTRWLPVAVALSLTLVLAIARSGWWQGVLIVALGTAVAWLAPRAAEGRHAAREFRQVTTDLRRQRLAAEEARARAEERRDDAERARALAEAARERAEADRAGADAAREAADERALIGPEMHDLVSNAIGVMVVLAEGGPAAVESRPQAAERAFDTIAGTGRRTLAELGDMLSVLRRDIEPGERAVPGLADLPELVRIMRAAGMALTMVAPEGVRLGRREGLAVYRVVQEALTNALNHAPGQPVEVRLEVVDARLVATVSNPVPSRRGPEPAAGHGVRGMRERAESVRGELSAAEDDGRWRVRLAVPVEKAAKPAAAGKNRRGEKSGKGTGRKR